One Ogataea parapolymorpha DL-1 chromosome VI, whole genome shotgun sequence DNA window includes the following coding sequences:
- a CDS encoding Palmitoyltransferase for Vac8p, required for vacuolar membrane fusion, protein MVLNVIDGSASRLAIFVIITILEALCLISYYLVVAVGPGSPTECPELCCLEPGPEVRPEPPEFLKSNTVMVKRDGGYRFCNKCRVWKPDRCHHCSSCEQCILRMDHHCPWFADCIGFKNHKFFVQFLIYTSFYTGLATLISGYCLYKIYYLQSVSLDKFSLHTMFVFVLGAVMWLCVSVFTLFTIYQLLINRTTLESYETQGYRSNGSSHEIGNIFDLGYKQNWCSIMGTTWVEWLLPIRASSEDGSGLTFRVNDSVYRKLQQETQLQERLSQEITNYRSLQKQINKSALPPS, encoded by the coding sequence atggtcCTTAATGTGATAGATGGGTCAGCGAGCAGGTTGGCCATTTTTGTTATTATTACAATACTCGAGGCATTGTGTTTGATATCATATTACCTGGTGGTGGCGGTGGGTCCAGGCTCGCCCACAGAATGCCCTGAGCTTTGCTGTCTCGAGCCTGGCCCAGAAGTCCGTCCTGAGCCTCCAGAATTCCTCAAGTCAAACACAGTGATGGTGAAAAGAGATGGAGGCTATCGTTTCTGCAATAAGTGCAGAGTTTGGAAGCCTGACAGATGCCACCACTGCTCATCATGCGAGCAATGCATTCTCCGGATGGACCATCATTGTCCATGGTTCGCCGATTGCATAGGGTTCAAAAACCACAAGTTTTTCGTTCAATTTCTAATTTATACGTCATTTTACACGGGGCTGGCCACCCTTATCTCAGGATACTGTCTATACAAGATCTACTATCTCCAAAGCGTTTCTCTGGACAAGTTTTCGCTGCATACCATGTTCGTTTTTGTATTGGGAGCCGTCATGTGGCTATGTGTTTCCGTGTTCACGCTGTTCACGATATACCAGTTACTGATAAACAGAACGACGCTGGAATCGTACGAAACTCAGGGATATCGTTCAAACGGGAGCTCTCATGAAATAGGAAACATTTTTGATCTCGGGTACAAGCAAAATTGGTGTTCCATCATGGGCACCACCTGGGTGGAGTGGCTGCTACCAATCCGTGCCTCTTCTGAGGACGGATCTGGTCTCACGTTCCGAGTGAACGATTCGGTTTACCGCAAGCTCCAACAGGAAACACAGCTCCAGGAGAGGCTGTCTCAGGAGATCACGAACTATAGGTCCCTGCAGAAACAAATTAACAAGTCTGCACTTCCTCCCTCATAG
- a CDS encoding Histone deacetylase RPD3: MIFELKPFDELKVGTSSKKRVAYFYDSDVGNYAYGAGHPMKPHRIRMAHSLIMNYGLYKKMEIYRAKPATKQEMCQFHTDEYIDFLARATPDNLEMFTKEQAKFNVGDDCPVFDGLFEYCGISGGGSMEGAARLNRGKCDIAINYAGGLHHAKKSEASGFCYVNDIVLGIIELLRYHPRVLYIDIDVHHGDGVEEAFYTTDRVMTCSFHKYGEFFPGTGELRDIGVGKGKYHAVNIPLRDGIDDATYKSIFEPVIQRIMDWYQPSAVVLQCGGDSLSGDKLGCFNLSMRGHANCVNFVKSFNVPTMVVGGGGYTMRNVARTWAFETGLLNETLLDAELPFNDYYEYFGPDYKLDVRPSNMHNANSPEYLNRILTQVFANLENTKHAPSVQMQEVPPDLVDFDDDPEEDTKEAIDTRGGSQKAHDERIVPENEFYDKDEDAVRAKDSTDYNEAEKKPTPSIIPASYYNEVAEDMVRELERDEKNENKEESNEATITPASNGNGNYLKENN; the protein is encoded by the coding sequence ATGATCTTTGAGCTAAAACcttttgacgagctgaaaGTGGGCACTAGCAGCAAGAAGCGGGTTGCATACTTTTATGACTCCGACGTGGGCAACTACGCCTACGGTGCTGGACACCCAATGAAGCCACACAGAATAAGGATGGCGCACTCACTGATCATGAACTACGGATTGTATAAAAAGATGGAGATCTATCGGGCCAAACCGGCCACTAAGCAGGAGATGTGTCAATTTCACACCGACGAGTACATTGACTTCCTCGCCAGAGCCACTCCAGACAACCTAGAGATGTTTACCAAAGAACAAGCCAAGTTTAACGTGGGAGACGACTGTCCTGTCTTCGACGGACTTTTTGAGTACTGTGGTAtttctggaggaggatcGATGGAAGGAGCCGCTAGATTAAATAGAGGAAAGTGCGACATTGCCATCAACTACGCTGGAGGTTTGCACCACGCCAAGAAATCCGAGGCTTCGGGTTTCTGTTATGTGAACGACATTGTCTTGGGCATCatcgagctgctcagaTACCATCCACGTGTGCTGTATATTGATATCGATGTGCACCATGGTGACGGCGTTGAGGAAGCTTTCTACACCACGGATCGTGTTATGACATGCTCGTTCCACAAGTACGGAGAATTTTTCCCAGGTACTGGTGAGCTCAGAGACATTGGTGTGGGCAAGGGAAAATACCACGCTGTGAACATTCCTCTTAGAGATGGTATCGACGATGCCACCTACAAGTCGATTTTCGAGCCCGTTATCCAGAGAATCATGGACTGGTATCAGCCTTCTGCTGTTGTTCTCCAGTGTGGTGGAGACTCGCTTTCCGGAGACAAGCTTGGTTGTTTCAATCTTTCTATGCGCGGACACGCCAACTGCGTGAACTTTGTCAAGTCGTTCAACGTGCCGACGATGGTTGTGGGTGGCGGTGGATACACGATGAGGAATGTGGCGAGAACATGGGCTTTCGAAACCGGTTTGCTGAACGAGACATTGTTGGACGCCGAGTTGCCCTTCAACGACTACTACGAATATTTCGGACCTGATTACAAGCTGGACGTGAGACCATCCAACATGCACAATGCCAACTCTCCAGAGTATCTGAACAGAATCCTGACTCAAGTTTTTGCCAATCTCGAAAACACAAAGCATGCTCCTTCGGTTCAAATGCAAGAGGTTCCACCAGACCTTGTGgactttgacgacgatCCTGAGGAGGACACTAAGGAGGCCATCGACACCAGAGGTGGCTCTCAAAAAGCGCACGACGAGCGAATCGTTCCCGAAAACGAGTTCTATGATAAGGACGAGGATGCGGTTAGAGCAAAAGACTCAACTGACTACAACGAGGCCGAGAAGAAGCCAACTCCTTCGATCATACCCGCTAGTTACTACAATGAGGTTGCAGAGGATATGGTGCGGGAGCTGGAACGCGACgaaaagaacgagaacaagGAAGAATCCAACGAAGCTACTATAACGCCCGCATCCAACGGAAACGGCAACTATCTGAAAGAGAATAACTAG
- a CDS encoding Mitochondrial NADH kinase, phosphorylates NADH: MISIRAPRVFWSRKLFSTSVVSFSNVKIESVTQLKPRQFPQYAQNPHSFFRNLVWQAPPSNILVVKKPRKEDVTFATAQFISHIHSSYPNCTVIVTEEVAREFNENPEVFNKSGENVKHVLYTGKSEEIVSKTDMIVSLGGDGTILRGVSLFSNTQVPPILSFSLGTLGFLLPFDFKDFKEAFKQVFESRALMLRRERLECHIVKKSTITDTNPKSMYKSGSDELSQVHAMNDIVLHRGSLPSLINLDVYVNGHFLTTTTADGLIFATPTGSTAYSLSAGGSMVHPVVPCILLTPVCPRSLSFRPLILPSISHIKVIVRSKGLSGHDCSAKLSIDGIPQLKLSAGDEIHVISESGSLLDPSWNLPTSISLKKKTTTDEAKTGLWCVARTKGDWVTGINNLLGFNSGFKSINDAHP; this comes from the coding sequence ATGATATCAATCAGGGCGCCAAGGGTATTCTGGTCAAGAAAGCTGTTCTCCACAAGCGTCGTTTCGTTTTCAAATGTCAAGATCGAATCTGTGACCCAGTTGAAGCCGCGCCAGTTTCCCCAATATGCCCAGAACCCGCActcctttttcagaaacCTCGTCTGGCAAGCACCCCCTTCGAATATTTTGGTGGTCAAGAAACCGCGGAAGGAGGATGTGACATTTGCCACGGCTCAGTTTATCTCACACATCCACTCATCCTATCCTAACTGCACGGTGATAGTTACCGAGGAAGTTGCTAGGGAATTCAACGAAAATCCCGAGGTATTCAATAAGTCCGGCGAAAATGTCAAGCACGTTCTTTATACGGGAAAGAGCGAAGAAATAGTTAGCAAGACCGACATGATCGTTTCTcttggaggagatggaaCTATATTAAGAGGCGTCTCTCTCTTCTCAAACACTCAAGTACCACCAATATTGTCTTTCAGCTTGGGAACTTTGGGATTCTTGCTTCCCTTCgatttcaaagatttcAAGGAAGCTTTCAAACAAGTGTTCGAAAGCAGAGCCTTGATGCTGCGCAGAGAGAGATTGGAATGTCACATTGTTAAGAAGAGTACAATTACAGACACGAATCCAAAATCGATGTACAAAAGTGGCTCGGACGAACTATCACAGGTGCACGCCATGAACGACATCGTGCTCCATCGCGGGTCACTGCCAAGCCTGATCAACCTGGATGTTTATGTGAACGGCCATTTCCTCACGACAACCACCGCAGATGGTTTGATTTTTGCCACGCCTACAGGATCAACCGCCTATTCTCTTTCTGCTGGTGGGTCTATGGTGCACCCGGTGGTTCCATGTATCCTACTCACTCCCGTGTGTCCAAGATCTCTTTCTTTCAGGCCCTTGATTCTCCCATCTATTTCGCACATCAAGGTAATCGTCAGGAGCAAAGGTCTGAGCGGGCATGATTGCTCCGCAAAGTTGTCGATCGACGGGATCCCTCAATTGAAACTCAGCGCGGGCGACGAAATACACGTTATTTCAGAGTCGGGATCCTTATTGGACCCCTCATGGAACCTCCCGACCTCCATATCactgaagaaaaagacCACGACTGATGAAGCCAAAACAGGTCTTTGGTGTGTCGCGCGTACTAAAGGTGACTGGGTGACAGGCATTAACAATTTGCTGGGATTCAATTCCGGCTTCAAAAGCATAAACGACGCTCATCCATAA
- a CDS encoding lipase C16A3.12c has translation MGAVLNVLLNIIAVAIQFPLLVLHTLGLESVLASFQSPFSKPDNVSSTVPRKSPEVSPTRKLNGDCRFHDRILDAVDIVQIVHAHGYKVHEHVVQTRDGYLLSIHRIISKHAPKNAPVVYMHHGLLTNSELFVLGDTTSRCLPFRLLELGYDVWLGNNRGNKYSRKHLTFSSRDVKFWDYSLDEFAMFDIPDTIDYILRATNQRDLTYIGFSQGSAQCLAALSLDCSLNSKIRQFIGLSPAMIPKGLSHPLLKFFVNSAPNLMYRLFGRRAILPSVVFWQKLMGPQLYQTVVDRSLVFLFNWKSHNVSESQKKVGYAHMFSPSSVKSVIHWFQIISSERFQMYDEGGASGSKLVYLSGATSKTNRVAPFPTLTITTPMLLVYGMSDSLIDIDKTVDQLSCPVQVVGIENYEHMDTLWASDVEDRVFLPVIKFLASYELTVR, from the coding sequence ATGGGCGCTGTTTTGAATGTGCTGCTGAACATCATAGCAGTTGCCATCCAGTTCCCTCTGCTGGTGCTGCACACCCTCGGCCTCGAAAGCGTGCTTGCGTCCTTCCAGTCACCCTTCAGCAAACCCGATAACGTTTCGTCAACCGTACCGCGGAAGTCCCCAGAAGTCTCTCCTACAAGGAAACTAAACGGAGATTGTCGCTTCCACGACAGAATTCTCGATGCAGTAGATATCGTGCAGATAGTGCATGCCCATGGATACAAAGTGCACGAACATGTTGTCCAAACTAGAGACGGATATCTGTTGTCAATCCACAGAATAATATCAAAGCACGCACCGAAAAACGCGCCAGTTGTGTACATGCATCATGGTCTGCTCACCAACAGCGAGCTCTTTGTGCTGGGGGACACCACATCACGTTGTCTTCCGTTCCGCCTGCTGGAACTGGGCTATGACGTTTGGCTAGGCAACAATCGCGGGAATAAATATTCTCGGAAACATCTCACGTTTTCCTCACGCGATGTCAAGTTTTGGGACTACTCGTTGGACGAGTTTGCTATGTTCGACATTCCAGACACTATAGACTACATTTTGCGCGCTACAAACCAGAGAGATCTCACCTACATTGGCTTCAGCCAGGGCTCTGCGCAGTGTCTGGCTGCCTTATCATTAGATTGTTCGCTCAACTCTAAAATTAGACAATTCATAGGGCTCTCCCCTGCAATGATTCCTAAAGGGCTCAGTCATCCACTGCTGAAGTTTTTTGTCAACTCTGCGCCAAACCTTATGTACAGACTCTTCGGACGTCGTGCGATTCTTCCGTCAGTTGTTTTTTGGCAGAAGTTGATGGGCCCGCAGTTGTACCAAACCGTGGTGGACAGGTCTCTGGTGTTTCTTTTCAACTGGAAGTCGCACAATGTCTCGGAATcgcaaaaaaaagttgGCTACGCGCATATGTTCTCACCTTCCAGTGTGAAAAGTGTGATCCACTGGTTTCAAATTATTAGCAGCGAAAGATTTCAGATGTACGACGAAGGGGGTGCTTCCGGCTCAAAGCTGGTGTATTTGAGCGGAGCTACTTCGAAAACTAATAGAGTCGCACCATTCCCTACGCTGACCATCACCACCCCAATGTTGCTCGTTTACGGGATGTCAGATTCCCTTATCGATATCGACAAGACCGTCGACCAGCTCTCCTGTCCGGTACAGGTTGTGGGTATAGAAAATTACGAGCATATGGATACCCTTTGGGCCTCGGACGTGGAAGACAGAGTCTTCCTACCTGTCATCAAGTTCCTGGCTAGTTATGAATTAACAGTTCGCTAA
- a CDS encoding Fluconazole resistance protein 1, producing MPLSSTLSSPDRYGDRKAQQQKKKRVGKACDSCRLKKTKCSGKQPCEKCQADNKICIYTERKKSRDKSYSYDYVELIEKRLRIVNKALINLSEMVKLNKTAELQQFAQNITYNEYDEGVPISINQAISLLVDKSDVVDHSDSETNPEQWQGRIPKTESQDSGLEESSESTVPQPAPKKEELAAGFIPYSSPDSLTPRSDDPFSPLPQNDFSAEFMFEQQTSSTRLDDIKEEKNDDFFSHMSPMPTSLIMDAVQPPVENESYDNYSSMTPAQFDMSGFKSGAGLAAAAVNGLLGRSQASGSGSGFMMSDFDLNSPASVLATSPDSMYNSKTVIPASMNLSRNDSSYSSYFGEDSYIDSAHPPSNLQRSASTRSTESGNRKHGTLHRSHHSYSQHPHPYKKTSHSVDGALVSPIPKDELLGIN from the coding sequence ATGCCTCTATCGTCCACGTTGTCGTCGCCTGACCGGTACGGCGACAGAAAagcccagcagcagaagaagaagagagtCGGCAAGGCTTGTGATTCCTGCAGACTCAAGAAGACCAAATGTTCTGGCAAACAGCCTTGCGAGAAGTGTCAAGCTGATAACAAGATCTGCATTTATACTGAGCGTAAGAAAAGCAGGGATAAAAGCTACTCCTACGATTATGTGGAACTGATCGAAAAGAGACTGCGCATAGTTAACAAGGCTCTGATTAATCTCTCGGAAATGGTGAAGCTCAATAAAACCGCAGAGTTGCAACAATTTGCGCAAAATATCACATACAACGAATACGACGAGGGTGTTCCAATCTCCATCAACCAGGCCATTTCGCTGCTCGTTGACAAGTCGGACGTTGTAGACCATTCTGACAGCGAGACGAATCCCGAGCAATGGCAGGGCCGCATCCCCAAGACCGAGTCTCAGGACAGCGGTCTTGAAGAGTCTTCGGAGTCAACTGTTCCCCAGCCAGCTCccaagaaggaggagctcgCCGCAGGCTTCATCCCATATTCATCGCCAGATTCGCTTACACCAAGATCGGACGATCCGTTTTCGCCTCTACCCCAGAACGACTTCAGCGCGGAATTTatgtttgagcagcaaacAAGTTCGACGCGTCTCGATGACATCAAAGAGGAAAAGAACGACGATTTCTTCAGTCATATGAGTCCTATGCCTACGAGTCTTATAATGGATGCAGTTCAACCGCCTGTGGAAAACGAGTCCTACGATAATTACAGTTCGATGACCCCCGCACAGTTTGATATGAGCGGATTTAAATCCGGGGCGGGCTTAGCAGCTGCAGCCGTCAATGGCCTCTTGGGCCGCTCGCAAGCCTCTGGCTCCGGTTCCGGATTTATGATGTCTGACTTCGATCTTAATTCTCCAGCATCGGTGCTGGCTACCTCGCCCGATTCCATGTACAACTCCAAGACGGTCATTCCTGCTTCGATGAACCTCTCGCGCAATGACAGCTCGTATTCGTCctattttggagaagactCCTACATTGATTCTGCACACCCTCCAAGCAATCTGCAGAGATCTGCATCAACAAGGTCCACAGAGAGCGGAAACAGAAAGCACGGAACGTTACATAGAAGCCACCATTCGTACTCGCAGCACCCTCATCCATACAAGAAGACATCACACTCTGTCGACGGTGCGCTAGTTTCCCCGATACCGAAGGATGAGCTCCTTGGTATAAACTAA
- a CDS encoding chitin synthase, with product MVQNDNPFRLDDDDSVEGQSLHNNPFVQMVDDDIHQTSNHAQRSAFDLNDYQDSYNETVSSPVRHSILRPPSNVYDATQSSFSSNSSFLGSEKLPSNSYTRPVIYQPSVPPMPYQQSFPVFQSFMRDGDEPVIEDLFFDKTENDGIEPLNVATSGDTKVQLLDDKHYSFDFPVPKQLVARIPFEDAKNLTEFTYLRYHAITADPKDFTSGDLEKRHDIVNYPLRPNLYGVRRETELMIVCTMYNEDEVLLGRTLKGVFKNIKTIIRLAKTRGKKIVVVIVSDGRSKIHERSKALLTLLGCYQEGVIQEKVNGDDVNAHLFEYTTTFGIGQFDYHRGDEGKGFTVPLVTEQTVPVQMMFLLKEQNKQKINSHRWAFNFLCPNLNPKIVCLLDVGTEPGPDSIYKLWQAFKDPQVGGACGEIRAMLGKKMSPNDEGSLMQKLGRWVLRTSSDLKCVVLNPLTAAQNFEYKISNILDKPMESAFGFVTVLPGAFSAYRYEALQGDPLEAYFHGEDMKTNTEKPAGTLESNMYLAEDRILCFELVAKKGASYVLRYVHDAFGVTDVPGNIAEFINQRRRWLNGSFFAALYSVMHFYRIVRSKHSFGRKLVLLVEVVYQTVNIGLSWLSISFYFLVFRILTLGLADTSVGFKAGNILAVVFLWLYIAALALTFIISFGNKPKDAKRLYQLAFLLFSIVMAYMIFCVIMLTIASVHTIQSEIAASTKSKVLAYLENSKFRDLTVALSSTYALYVLGSLLFFEFFHLFGCSLQYIFLSPAYINVLSVFAFCNIHDISWGTKGALKVEEVGKKEANKSERSNELILSEALQDPDELYLLANNNISKPEAVKKESTLKTSERNYALGRTYTVLAWLVSNFIILVLVLRTGGLDDYNDYKDSGTSTTTATTKVKRNVDSKSSNRFMTFVLWCVCCLALVRFFGVLVYRLDTFFRKRRYHKHPVI from the exons ATGGTTCAGAATGACAATCCGTTTCGATTAGATGACGATGACTCTGTTGAGGGACAGAGTTTGCATAATAACCCATTTGTCCAAATGgttgacgacgacataCACCAAACATCGAACCATGCTCAAAGGAGTGCCTTTGATCTGAACGATTACCAGGACTCATACAATGAAAcagtttcttctccagTGCGCCATTCCATCCTCCGCCCGCCTTCGAATGTTTACGACGCGACGCAGTCCAGTTTCtcatcaaacagctcgtttCTGGGTTCTGAAAAACTCCCGTCCAACTCATATACCAGGCCAGTGATTTACCAGCCCTCTGTGCCGCCAATGCCTTATCAGCAAAGTTTTCCCGTGTTTCAGTCCTTTATGAGGGATGGGGATGAGCCAGTGATTGAGGATCTATTTTTCGACAAGACAGAGAACGATGGTATTGAGCCTCTCAATGTGGCTACTTCAGGTGACACCAAGGTCCAGttgctggacgacaagCACTACAgttttgattttccagttcccaagcagctggttgcCCGCATTCCGTTTGAGGACGCCAAGAACCTGACGGAGTTCACGTATTTAAGGTACCATGCCATTACAGCAGACCCAAAGGACTTTACCAGCGGCGACCTCGAGAAAAGACACGACATTGTGAACTACCCGTTGCGGCCGAATCTATATGGAGTGAGACGTGAAACAGAGCTCATGATCGTGTGTACCATGtacaacgaggacgaagtTCTGTTGGGCCGCACGCTCAAGGGtgttttcaaaaatattaaaaCCAT CATCCGTTTGGCAAAAACgcgtggaaaaaaaattgtggTGGTGATAGTCAGCGACGGGCGCTCCAAGATCCACGAGAGGTCCAAGGCTCTGCTCACTTTGCTAGGATGCTACCAGGAGGGTGTGATCCAGGAGAAAGTGAacggcgacgacgtcaACGCGCATCTGTTTGAGTACACCACCACATTTGGTATCGGACAGTTCGACTACCACCGTGGCGACGAGGGTAAAGGTTTTACAGTTCCGTTGGTCACAGAGCAGACTGTGCCTGTTCAGATGATGTTTTTGCTCAAGGAGCAGAACAAGCAAAAGATCAACTCGCACAGATGGGCGTTCAACTTTTTGTGTCCAAACCTGAACCCAAAAATTGTGTGTCTGCTGGACGTCGGCACAGAACCAGGCCCAGACTCGATCTACAAGCTTTGGCAGGCATTCAAGGACCCGCAGGTTGGAGGGGCCTGTGGAGAAATCAGGGCCATGCTTGGAAAAAAGATGAGTCCAAACGATGAGGGCTCGCTGATGCAGAAATTAGGACGCTGGGTCTTGCGGACCTCTTCTGACCTCAAATGCGTGGTGCTGAATCCACTCACTGCCGCACAGAATTTCGAGTACAAAATATCCAACATTCTTGACAAACCGATGGAGTCGGCATTTGGCTTTGTCACGGTTCTTCCCGGTGCTTTCAGTGCATATAGATACGAGGCGTTGCAAGGAGACCCTCTGGAAGCGTATTTTCATGGAGAAGATATGAAAACCAACACGGAGAAGCCTGCCGGAACGCTGGAGTCTAACATGTACCTAGCAGAAGACAGAATCTTGTGTTTTGAGCTGGTGGCCAAGAAAGGAGCGTCGTACGTGCTGCGGTATGTCCACGACGCGTTTGGGGTCACCGACGTGCCCGGAAACATTGCAGAGTTCATCAACCAGCGGCGGAGATGGCTCAACGGGTCGTTCTTCGCTGCGCTCTACTCGGTGATGCATTTCTACCGGATAGTCCGTTCGAAACACAGCTTTGGCCGCAAGCTCGtcctgctggtggaggtggTGTACCAGACCGTCAATATTGGTCTCTCGTGGTTGTCCATCTCGTTTTATTTTCTGGTCTTCCGGATATTAACTTTGGGACTGGCTGACACATCGGTGGGGTTCAAGGCTGGCAACATACTGGCAGTGGTGTTCCTGTGGCTCTACATTGCAGCTCTGGCGCTCACGTTTATCATTTCGTTTGGCAACAAGCCCAAGGATGCCAAACGATTATACCAGCTCGCTTTCCTGCTCTTCTCCATAGTGATGGCCTACATGATTTTCTGTGTGATTATGCTGACGATCGCGTCGGTTCACACGATCCAAAGCGAAATCGCAGCCTCTACGAAAAGCAAGGTGCTGGCCTACTTGGAAAACTCCAAGTTCCGCGACCTGACTGTGGCACTCTCGTCCACATACGCACTGTACGTTTTAGGGTCAttgctgtttttcgagttcttcCACCTGTTTGGTTGCAGTCTGCAGTACATTTTTTTGAGCCCGGCGTACATCAATGTGTTGAGTGTTTTCGCGTTCTGCAACATCCATGATATTTCTTGGGGCACCAAGGGAGCACTCAAGGTTGAGGAAGTGGGCAAGAAAGAGGCTAATAAGAGCGAGCGTTCGAACGAGCTGATCTTATCAGAGGCTTTGCAGGACCCCGACGAGCTCTATCTTCTGGCTAACAACAATATTTCCAAGCCTGAGGCGGTGAAAAAGGAAAGCACCTTGAAAACTTCGGAACGGAATTATGCCTTGGGCAGAACATACACGGTGCTTGCATGGCTGGTGTCAAACTTCATAATTTTGGTTCTTGTGCTGCGAACGGGGGGACTGGACGACTACAATGATTACAAAGACTCGGGCACTAGCACCACTACTGCCACCACCAAGGTGAAAAGAAACGTGGACAGTAAGAGCTCTAACAGGTTCATGACGTTCGTGCTTTGGTGTGTGTGCTGTCTGGCGCTAGTTCGCTTCTTTGGCGTGCTGGTCTACAGACTGGACACTTTTTTCCGCAAACGTCGCTACCACAAGCACCCGGTGatctaa